One region of Erwinia tracheiphila genomic DNA includes:
- a CDS encoding DUF943 family protein, whose amino-acid sequence MKEKYNVPQEDSDRSFSVIFWNFGDGYQEEGKYDRLCFDDMHTKENCIEKDPVFSVSNSRNRGIIFTVYDGTWHVKESGEIIRLQDE is encoded by the coding sequence ATTAAAGAAAAATATAATGTCCCACAGGAAGACAGCGATCGAAGTTTCAGCGTAATTTTCTGGAATTTCGGTGATGGCTACCAAGAAGAGGGAAAATATGACAGGCTCTGTTTTGATGATATGCATACAAAAGAAAACTGCATTGAAAAAGATCCGGTTTTTTCCGTCAGCAACAGCAGAAACAGGGGAATCATTTTTACCGTCTACGACGGCACCTGGCATGTAAAAGAAAGCGGTGAAATTATCCGCCTGCAGGATGAATAA
- a CDS encoding DUF943 family protein, producing the protein MDIVATHQKFETSSVLVNHFPLTDSGKIQ; encoded by the coding sequence GTGGACATTGTCGCCACCCACCAAAAATTTGAGACTTCTTCAGTACTGGTAAATCACTTTCCTCTTACGGATAGCGGAAAAATACAATAG
- a CDS encoding DUF3053 domain-containing protein, producing the protein MTTGISRVWTRFFVPVLALFLVFQLTGCGDKDADQRKAFIDFLQNTVMRSGEHLPNLSESQKQNFGNYVKDYAILYDFSQQVNRAVDSGMKPVVDELNAIRTPQDYLTHRDSLRQTSGSLGVLTQQIQTAKTQADGSKAALKQPEDLKTVYDSVYNKVVTQPANALQPLLPGLQTLSQAAIQAGDFLQQQGTQVTFNGQTIQFPNQQQATHYNTLMSTISANAQVLNQAQSALQGGFQ; encoded by the coding sequence ATGACGACAGGAATTTCGCGCGTCTGGACACGTTTTTTCGTGCCGGTTCTCGCACTGTTTTTAGTCTTTCAGCTAACCGGCTGTGGCGACAAAGACGCCGACCAGCGCAAAGCATTTATCGATTTTCTGCAAAATACCGTGATGCGTAGCGGTGAACATCTACCCAACCTGAGTGAAAGTCAGAAGCAGAATTTCGGCAATTACGTCAAGGACTACGCCATCCTTTATGATTTCTCACAGCAGGTAAACCGTGCGGTAGATTCCGGCATGAAGCCCGTGGTGGATGAATTAAACGCTATTCGCACGCCACAGGATTATCTGACCCATCGTGATTCACTGCGCCAGACCAGCGGCTCCCTTGGCGTATTGACACAGCAGATTCAGACGGCGAAGACTCAGGCAGACGGCAGCAAGGCGGCGCTGAAGCAGCCAGAAGACCTGAAAACGGTCTACGACAGCGTTTATAACAAAGTGGTCACGCAACCGGCCAACGCACTGCAACCTCTGCTTCCGGGTCTGCAAACATTGAGCCAGGCAGCGATACAAGCCGGGGATTTCCTGCAACAACAAGGAACTCAGGTAACATTTAATGGCCAGACTATCCAGTTTCCCAATCAGCAGCAGGCGACACACTACAATACGCTGATGAGTACCATTTCAGCGAATGCTCAGGTACTGAACCAGGCGCAAAGTGCGCTACAGGGCGGATTCCAGTAA
- the glyS gene encoding glycine--tRNA ligase subunit beta, with product MTEKTFLVEIGTEELPPKALRNLAESFAANLTAGLDAAGLNHGEVSWYASPRRLALKVASLSTAQPDREVDKRGPAIAAAFDANGIPTKAAEGWARGCGITVDQAERLSTDKGEWLLYRAQVKGASASALLPAMIDTALAKLPIPKLMRWGDSDVQFVRPVHTVTLLLGDESIPATLLGVQSGRTLRGHRFMGEPEFTIDHADQYPQILLERGKVQADFGARKSQIKAQAEAAAREIGGIADLSDSLLEEVASLVEWPVVLTATFEERFLAVPAEALVYTMKGDQKYFPVYDAAGKLLPNFIFVSNIESTDPQQIIAGNEKVVRPRLADAEFFFNTDRKKRLEDNLPRLETVLFQKELGTLRDKTDRIQALAGWIAGQTGADVNHATRAGLLSKCDLMTNMVFEFTDTQGVMGMHYARHDGEDEDVAVALNEQYQPRFAGDDLPSSPVACALAIADKMDTLAGIFGIGQHPKGDKDPFALRRAALGILRIIVEKNLQLDLQTLTEEAVRLYGSKLSNAQVVDEVIDFMLGRFRTWYQEEGHSVDTIQAVLARRPTRPADFDARMKAVSHFRTLEAAATLAAANKRVSNILAKSSEPLNESVQASLLKENEEIQLATYVSALSSKLAPWFAEGRYQDALIELAELRSAVDNFFEKVMVNAEDRDIRINRLTLLAKLRELFLQVADISLLQ from the coding sequence ATGACTGAGAAAACTTTTCTGGTGGAAATCGGCACCGAAGAGCTGCCGCCAAAAGCGCTGCGCAACCTTGCCGAATCTTTTGCCGCCAACCTGACCGCCGGGCTGGATGCCGCTGGCCTCAACCACGGTGAAGTAAGCTGGTACGCTTCGCCGCGCCGCCTGGCGCTGAAAGTGGCCAGCCTGAGTACCGCCCAGCCGGATCGGGAAGTGGACAAACGCGGCCCGGCTATCGCCGCCGCATTTGATGCTAACGGCATCCCAACCAAAGCCGCAGAAGGCTGGGCGCGCGGCTGTGGTATCACCGTCGACCAGGCCGAGCGCCTCAGCACCGATAAAGGTGAGTGGCTGCTGTATCGCGCCCAGGTCAAAGGCGCAAGCGCAAGTGCTCTGCTGCCGGCGATGATTGACACGGCACTGGCAAAGCTGCCGATCCCTAAGCTGATGCGCTGGGGGGATTCTGACGTGCAGTTTGTCCGCCCGGTACACACCGTTACGCTACTGTTGGGGGATGAAAGCATTCCCGCTACTCTGCTCGGCGTTCAGTCTGGCCGCACCCTGCGCGGTCACCGCTTTATGGGCGAGCCTGAATTTACCATCGACCATGCCGATCAGTACCCGCAGATCCTGCTGGAGCGAGGCAAAGTTCAGGCGGATTTCGGCGCGCGTAAGTCACAGATTAAAGCTCAGGCCGAGGCCGCTGCACGCGAGATCGGCGGTATTGCCGATCTCAGCGACAGCCTGCTCGAAGAGGTGGCTTCCCTGGTGGAATGGCCGGTGGTACTCACGGCAACCTTCGAGGAACGCTTTCTCGCCGTACCGGCTGAAGCACTGGTTTACACCATGAAGGGCGACCAAAAATATTTTCCCGTCTATGATGCGGCGGGCAAATTGCTGCCAAACTTCATCTTCGTCAGCAACATTGAGTCGACAGATCCTCAGCAGATTATTGCCGGTAACGAGAAAGTGGTGCGCCCACGTCTGGCCGACGCAGAGTTCTTTTTCAATACTGACCGTAAAAAGCGTCTGGAAGACAATCTGCCACGTCTGGAAACCGTTCTGTTTCAGAAAGAACTGGGCACCCTGCGTGATAAAACCGACCGAATTCAGGCGCTGGCGGGCTGGATTGCCGGGCAGACTGGTGCAGACGTTAATCATGCGACCCGTGCGGGCCTGCTGTCCAAATGCGACCTGATGACCAATATGGTGTTCGAGTTCACCGACACCCAGGGCGTGATGGGGATGCACTATGCACGCCACGACGGTGAAGACGAAGACGTTGCCGTCGCCCTGAACGAACAGTATCAGCCGCGTTTTGCCGGTGATGATTTACCCTCAAGCCCGGTGGCCTGCGCGCTGGCTATTGCCGATAAGATGGATACGCTTGCCGGGATCTTCGGTATCGGTCAGCATCCGAAAGGTGATAAAGATCCGTTCGCGCTGCGCCGTGCCGCGCTGGGCATACTGCGTATTATCGTTGAGAAGAATCTGCAGCTTGATTTGCAAACCCTGACCGAAGAAGCCGTGCGCCTTTACGGCAGCAAACTAAGTAACGCCCAGGTTGTTGATGAAGTGATCGACTTTATGCTGGGCCGCTTCCGTACCTGGTATCAGGAAGAAGGCCACAGCGTGGACACCATTCAGGCGGTACTGGCGCGTCGTCCAACGCGCCCGGCGGATTTCGATGCGCGTATGAAGGCGGTCTCTCACTTCCGCACGCTGGAAGCCGCAGCCACGCTGGCCGCAGCCAACAAACGCGTTTCCAACATTCTGGCCAAATCCAGCGAACCGCTGAATGAGAGTGTTCAGGCTTCGTTGCTTAAAGAGAATGAAGAGATCCAACTGGCGACCTATGTATCAGCACTGAGCAGCAAGCTGGCCCCCTGGTTTGCCGAGGGACGCTATCAGGATGCGCTGATCGAGCTGGCGGAACTGCGTAGCGCGGTGGATAACTTCTTCGAGAAGGTGATGGTGAATGCAGAAGACCGCGACATCCGCATCAATCGTCTGACGCTACTGGCAAAACTGCGCGAGCTGTTCCTGCAAGTGGCTGATATTTCGCTGCTACAGTAA
- the glyQ gene encoding glycine--tRNA ligase subunit alpha, whose translation MQKFDTKTFQGLILTLQDYWAQQGCTIVQPLDMEVGAGTSHPMTCLRAIGPEPIAAAYVQPSRRPTDGRYGENPNRLQHYYQFQVIIKPSPDNLQELYIGSLKELGMDPTIHDIRFVEDNWENPTLGAWGLGWEVWLNGMEVTQFTYFQQVGGLECKPVTGEITYGLERLAMYIQGVDSVYDLVWSDGPLGKTTYGDVFHQNEVEQSTYNFEHADVDFLFSCFDHYEKEAQSLLVLEKPLPLPAYERILKAGHTFNLLDARKAISVTERQRYILRIRTLTKAVAEAYYASREALGFPMCNNKK comes from the coding sequence ATGCAAAAGTTTGATACCAAAACATTTCAGGGGCTGATCCTGACTCTTCAGGATTACTGGGCACAGCAGGGTTGCACCATTGTGCAGCCGCTGGATATGGAAGTGGGCGCGGGAACTTCTCACCCAATGACCTGTCTGCGCGCAATTGGCCCGGAGCCAATTGCTGCCGCCTATGTGCAACCGTCACGCCGTCCAACCGACGGTCGCTATGGCGAAAACCCGAACCGCCTTCAGCATTACTATCAGTTTCAGGTGATCATCAAGCCCTCCCCGGACAACCTTCAGGAGCTGTACATTGGCTCCCTGAAAGAACTGGGAATGGACCCGACCATTCATGATATCCGCTTTGTGGAAGATAACTGGGAAAACCCAACGCTGGGCGCATGGGGCCTGGGCTGGGAAGTCTGGCTGAACGGTATGGAAGTCACCCAGTTCACCTACTTCCAGCAGGTTGGCGGTCTGGAATGTAAACCTGTTACCGGCGAAATTACCTACGGTCTGGAACGCCTGGCGATGTATATCCAGGGGGTGGACAGCGTTTACGATCTGGTATGGAGCGACGGCCCGCTGGGCAAAACGACCTACGGTGATGTTTTCCACCAGAACGAAGTGGAACAGTCGACCTACAACTTTGAACACGCTGACGTTGATTTCCTGTTTAGCTGCTTTGACCACTACGAGAAAGAAGCGCAAAGCCTGCTGGTGCTGGAAAAACCGCTGCCTCTTCCTGCTTACGAGCGTATCCTGAAAGCGGGTCACACTTTCAACCTGCTTGACGCCCGTAAGGCAATATCCGTAACCGAGCGTCAGCGCTACATTCTGCGCATTCGCACCCTGACCAAAGCCGTGGCTGAAGCCTACTATGCGTCCCGTGAGGCGCTGGGCTTCCCGATGTGCAATAACAAGAAATAA
- a CDS encoding N-acetylmuramoyl-L-alanine amidase, giving the protein MQQDIFFSRFDKIKRNLAIVGLAISLTGCATQPMKIAERAGYFANKTTTAVGQNERVRFLVMHYTALNDEQSLKELTQGNVSAHYLIPEEPAMKNGKPVVLQLVDENKRAWHAGVSSWNGRSNLNDSSIGIEIVNSGFTDDVNGQRTWYPFSEKQITAVAALAKDIIHRYQITPDNVIGHADIAPLRKQDPGKLFPWERLAAMGIGAWPDPIAVSQYLAGRAALEPAEVKNIQLLLKQYGYDQIPQHGILDEATRKNIAAFQMHFRPTDISGNADAETESIAYALIQQYRQT; this is encoded by the coding sequence ATGCAGCAGGATATATTTTTTTCACGATTTGATAAAATAAAAAGAAATCTCGCAATAGTTGGACTGGCAATATCCCTGACAGGATGTGCCACACAGCCAATGAAAATAGCAGAGCGAGCGGGGTATTTCGCTAACAAGACAACGACAGCAGTAGGACAGAATGAACGGGTGCGTTTTCTTGTCATGCATTATACGGCGTTGAATGATGAACAATCTCTGAAAGAGCTTACGCAGGGCAATGTCAGCGCCCATTATCTTATTCCTGAAGAGCCAGCGATGAAAAATGGAAAACCGGTCGTGCTACAACTGGTTGATGAAAATAAAAGAGCCTGGCATGCTGGTGTAAGTAGCTGGAATGGCAGGAGTAACCTGAATGACAGTTCCATTGGTATTGAAATTGTTAATTCGGGTTTTACTGATGATGTAAATGGCCAGCGCACCTGGTATCCTTTCAGTGAAAAGCAAATCACTGCGGTTGCGGCCCTGGCGAAAGATATCATTCACCGCTATCAGATAACGCCAGATAACGTCATCGGGCATGCTGATATCGCACCACTCAGAAAGCAGGATCCGGGAAAACTCTTTCCCTGGGAACGGCTGGCGGCGATGGGTATCGGTGCCTGGCCTGACCCAATAGCGGTGAGCCAGTATCTTGCTGGCCGCGCGGCCCTGGAACCTGCGGAGGTTAAAAATATTCAGTTATTACTTAAGCAATACGGTTATGACCAGATTCCACAACATGGCATTCTTGATGAGGCAACCCGTAAAAATATTGCTGCGTTCCAGATGCATTTCCGGCCTACAGATATCAGTGGGAATGCCGATGCGGAAACCGAGTCCATCGCGTACGCGCTGATTCAGCAATATCGTCAAACCTGA
- a CDS encoding glycoside hydrolase family 10 protein codes for MFYIAKRIFCMVVAVGLLGLAGCAHKSQPPELPSAPPPVRGVWLSTVAGLDWPPAASLTAATETDRIRMQKQALTDALDEMVKTGINTVFFQIKPDATALWHSSVLPWSAVLTGGIGKDPGYDPLAFILSEAHKRGIKVHAWLNPYRVSMDTRPETAAVLQNTLSTSPASVYALHPDWIRTASDRFVLDPGLPEVRDWITSVVTEVVKNYPVDGIQFDDYFYYETPQSPLQDDATYRQYGEAFSKKAEWRRNNTLLMIKQVSAAVRALKPHVELGISPAGVWRNKVDDPLGSDTKAGAPAYDSAYADTRQWVKSGLLDYIAPQLYWPVGREIARYDVLVKWWSDAVKDTPTRLYIGMALYKVGTPSKNEPDWTVSGGVPELKRQLDLNDSLPEVSGVILFRQAYLTQPQTEEAVKYLKTRWFNPR; via the coding sequence ATGTTTTATATAGCGAAAAGAATATTTTGCATGGTTGTGGCTGTGGGGCTGCTGGGGCTGGCTGGCTGTGCGCATAAATCTCAGCCACCTGAGCTGCCCTCAGCGCCCCCGCCTGTACGGGGCGTCTGGCTTTCCACGGTGGCTGGGCTGGACTGGCCGCCTGCGGCATCGCTGACAGCCGCAACGGAAACTGACCGGATCCGCATGCAAAAACAGGCGTTGACTGACGCGCTGGATGAGATGGTAAAAACCGGCATTAACACGGTCTTTTTCCAGATCAAGCCTGATGCAACGGCGCTCTGGCATTCCTCTGTTTTGCCGTGGTCTGCCGTGCTGACAGGGGGCATCGGTAAAGACCCTGGCTACGATCCGCTCGCGTTTATATTAAGCGAGGCCCATAAACGCGGGATTAAGGTTCATGCCTGGCTCAACCCTTATCGTGTTTCTATGGATACCCGACCAGAAACCGCAGCGGTATTGCAAAATACGTTAAGCACGTCACCTGCCAGCGTTTATGCGCTTCATCCTGACTGGATACGTACCGCCAGCGACCGCTTTGTGCTTGATCCCGGTTTACCTGAGGTACGCGACTGGATCACCAGCGTGGTGACGGAGGTGGTTAAGAATTATCCCGTTGATGGGATTCAGTTCGATGACTATTTCTATTATGAAACGCCGCAGTCACCGCTTCAGGATGACGCTACGTATCGTCAGTATGGTGAAGCGTTTTCGAAGAAAGCAGAATGGAGAAGGAATAACACCCTTTTAATGATAAAGCAGGTTTCGGCAGCGGTCAGGGCGCTGAAGCCGCATGTTGAACTGGGTATCAGCCCGGCAGGCGTCTGGCGAAATAAAGTGGACGACCCGTTGGGGTCCGACACCAAAGCGGGAGCGCCTGCCTATGACAGCGCCTATGCGGATACCCGGCAGTGGGTAAAATCAGGTTTACTGGACTATATTGCGCCACAGTTGTACTGGCCGGTGGGCCGTGAGATTGCCCGCTACGACGTGCTGGTAAAATGGTGGTCGGATGCAGTGAAGGACACGCCGACCCGGCTTTACATCGGTATGGCGCTTTACAAAGTCGGGACGCCATCCAAAAACGAACCGGACTGGACCGTTTCTGGCGGCGTACCTGAGCTGAAAAGGCAGTTAGATCTCAACGACAGTTTGCCGGAAGTCTCCGGGGTAATATTATTCAGACAGGCTTACTTAACCCAGCCTCAAACTGAAGAGGCAGTAAAATATCTCAAGACGCGCTGGTTTAATCCCCGCTAG
- a CDS encoding RcnB family protein: MSKSTYVLITAMLMGAVPLIASAEGEQVAPAVTAPVAGVDDQSPGNPEATNPDTPKGSSTGAQAQAMQNPNSDVQEQRDPANPYEIKSFFADFQRFTIGSVIPDRYRTKKYEIVDWKTRNLSEPDEGTSWTYMGGNYVLYSKADGKIIKAESGDIFYKQS, translated from the coding sequence ATGAGTAAGTCAACGTATGTTTTGATCACCGCTATGCTAATGGGTGCGGTACCCCTTATCGCCAGTGCTGAAGGTGAGCAGGTTGCACCCGCTGTTACCGCTCCCGTAGCAGGTGTGGACGATCAAAGTCCTGGTAACCCGGAAGCAACAAACCCGGATACGCCAAAAGGCTCGTCGACGGGTGCCCAGGCTCAGGCAATGCAGAATCCGAATAGCGATGTACAAGAGCAACGCGATCCGGCCAACCCTTATGAAATAAAATCCTTTTTTGCTGATTTCCAGCGTTTCACCATTGGAAGCGTTATACCCGATCGCTACCGCACTAAAAAATATGAAATCGTTGACTGGAAAACCCGTAATCTTTCTGAGCCTGACGAAGGCACCAGCTGGACTTATATGGGGGGAAACTATGTGCTCTACAGCAAGGCAGATGGCAAAATCATCAAGGCTGAGTCTGGCGATATTTTCTATAAGCAGTCCTGA
- a CDS encoding HD domain-containing protein, with protein sequence MHSLEDRARRYATKAHAAAGQRRKYTDEPYIVHPAAVVELIRSVGHNEAMLAAAWLHDTIEDTPGTLSDIRTHFDDEVATLVEMLTDNQLPEVTNRAARKVAHFRHSAQISAEAQTIKLADIIDNTRSIIQFDADFASVYLVEKRMQISLLRKGDTTLLQQASGIIERSINQLTQAPYHIPVSWFTRQQQQYALAD encoded by the coding sequence ATGCATTCACTGGAAGATCGTGCCAGGCGCTATGCCACCAAAGCGCACGCAGCAGCAGGCCAGCGCCGCAAATATACCGACGAACCCTATATCGTTCATCCGGCCGCCGTCGTCGAGCTGATCCGTAGTGTGGGTCACAATGAAGCGATGCTGGCCGCCGCCTGGCTTCACGATACCATTGAAGATACACCAGGCACGCTGAGTGATATCCGCACGCATTTCGATGATGAGGTGGCAACACTGGTTGAGATGCTGACAGATAATCAACTGCCGGAAGTGACAAACCGCGCAGCCCGAAAGGTTGCTCATTTTCGTCACAGCGCGCAGATCTCAGCGGAGGCGCAAACCATTAAACTGGCAGATATCATTGATAATACCCGCTCGATTATTCAGTTTGATGCCGATTTTGCCAGCGTTTATCTGGTGGAGAAACGCATGCAAATATCACTGCTCAGGAAAGGCGATACTACGCTGTTGCAGCAGGCGTCAGGCATTATTGAGCGCAGCATCAACCAGCTCACCCAGGCACCTTATCACATCCCCGTTAGCTGGTTTACACGTCAGCAGCAACAATACGCGCTGGCAGACTGA
- a CDS encoding MarR family winged helix-turn-helix transcriptional regulator, with amino-acid sequence MTTDKDDKEAQDPPLLLDKQLCFALYSANLALNKLYRQLLSELDITYPQYLVMLVLWEKDNVTVSQIGGRLFLDSATLTPLLKRLESAGLLHRQRSRKDERQVVITLTAQGQQLRSKATGIPDSIACAAPSDVATLQSLKQELESLRDNLNG; translated from the coding sequence ATGACTACAGATAAAGATGACAAAGAAGCACAAGATCCGCCACTGTTGCTCGATAAACAGCTTTGTTTTGCGCTTTATTCCGCGAATCTGGCTTTAAACAAACTTTACCGACAGTTGCTGAGTGAACTGGATATTACCTATCCACAGTATCTGGTGATGTTGGTTTTGTGGGAGAAGGACAACGTGACCGTTTCGCAAATTGGTGGCCGTCTTTTTCTGGATTCAGCCACGCTGACGCCACTGCTGAAAAGACTGGAAAGCGCCGGGCTGCTTCATCGTCAGCGTTCGCGTAAAGATGAACGACAGGTGGTAATAACCCTTACCGCGCAGGGCCAGCAGTTGCGCAGTAAAGCTACGGGTATCCCGGATTCCATCGCCTGCGCCGCCCCCAGCGATGTCGCGACATTACAATCGCTTAAGCAGGAACTTGAAAGCCTGCGAGACAATCTTAACGGCTGA
- a CDS encoding organic hydroperoxide resistance protein: MSLEKVVYQAKAKATGGRDGRATSSDGVLDVKLGVPKEMGGAGGEVTNPEQLFAAGYSACFLGAMKFVANRDKISIPKDAFIEGEVGIGPLPTGFGIEAKLNIHLEGMDDAEAKKLVDAAHIVCPYSNATRNNIDVTLNIIN; this comes from the coding sequence ATGTCTTTAGAAAAAGTTGTATATCAGGCAAAAGCCAAAGCTACAGGTGGCCGTGATGGTCGCGCGACCTCTTCTGATGGCGTGCTGGATGTGAAACTGGGCGTACCAAAAGAAATGGGAGGTGCAGGTGGTGAGGTAACTAACCCTGAGCAGCTGTTTGCTGCCGGTTATTCTGCCTGCTTCCTGGGTGCAATGAAGTTCGTCGCGAACCGTGACAAAATTTCTATACCAAAAGACGCATTTATTGAAGGTGAAGTTGGCATTGGCCCATTGCCAACCGGCTTTGGTATTGAAGCGAAACTGAATATACATCTTGAAGGGATGGATGACGCGGAAGCGAAAAAGCTGGTTGATGCGGCACACATTGTTTGCCCTTATTCAAACGCGACCCGTAATAACATTGATGTAACGCTGAACATCATTAACTGA
- the cirA gene encoding catecholate siderophore receptor CirA: MISVNIIPTVKTGLLAPLICTACAVMAEDTSSIDEKTEQMVVTASAVAQSLNDAPASISVITREDLQKKPVQNLAAVLKDVPGVQLTNESDNRQGVSIRGLGSGYTLILVDGKRVNSRNAVFRHNDFDLNWIPAESIERIEVVRGPMSSLYGSDALGGVVNIITRKGETAWHGTLSADTTIQEHRDRGDSGNGNFFASGPLMDDLLAVKVYGALGKREKDRASSASGSTGQPRIEGYTSRNANVEFSLTPDKEQDITMSYGRDRQDRHSDTLNKNRLERENYAVGHNGRWGWANTDLRFYGENIRNKNAAAITSKNNVLDGKVVVPLDEYSQLLTLGGEYRNDRLDDRINMKNGGTAQANQYALFLEDEWRLFESFALTGGVRMDDHQNYGVNWSPRLYLVWNATDNVTLKGGWASAFKAPSLLQLSPDWQSVSCRGSCNVAGSKDLRAETSESVELGLYYAGQDDVTASATVFQNDIDDMITVVRTANRQLAQRYPNFVGFDTSGNPIFQYYNVNKARIRGVETELGLPLFETLRLKLNYTYNDARNLSQGGNKPLSELQFHTSNATLDWKPFADWSLYLSANYRGKSRTVTDGNATPGGYTLWNTGGSYQIGKNVKLRAGILNLTDKDLNRDDYSYNEDGRRYFAAVDYSF; this comes from the coding sequence ATGATTAGCGTTAACATTATACCGACAGTTAAAACCGGACTGCTCGCACCGCTTATCTGTACCGCCTGTGCTGTCATGGCTGAAGACACCAGCAGCATCGACGAAAAAACAGAACAGATGGTGGTCACCGCCTCTGCGGTTGCACAAAGCCTTAACGATGCACCTGCCAGTATCAGCGTGATTACCCGGGAAGACCTGCAAAAGAAACCGGTCCAGAATCTCGCGGCGGTACTGAAAGATGTGCCAGGCGTGCAGCTCACCAATGAGAGCGACAACCGTCAGGGCGTCAGTATCCGTGGACTGGGCAGCGGCTATACGCTGATCCTGGTCGATGGCAAACGAGTCAATTCGCGCAACGCAGTTTTTCGGCATAACGATTTCGATTTAAATTGGATCCCTGCTGAATCTATCGAACGTATTGAAGTAGTGCGTGGACCGATGTCATCGTTGTACGGATCAGATGCGTTGGGCGGCGTGGTCAATATTATTACCCGTAAGGGGGAAACAGCGTGGCATGGCACCCTGAGTGCGGATACCACCATTCAGGAACACCGTGATCGTGGTGACAGTGGTAACGGTAATTTCTTCGCCAGCGGTCCGCTGATGGATGATTTACTGGCGGTAAAAGTCTATGGCGCCCTGGGGAAACGCGAGAAAGATCGCGCCAGTTCCGCCAGCGGCAGTACCGGCCAACCCCGTATCGAAGGTTACACTTCCCGCAATGCCAATGTTGAATTCTCTCTGACGCCGGATAAGGAGCAGGATATCACCATGAGCTACGGTCGTGACCGTCAGGATCGCCATTCCGACACGCTAAATAAAAATCGTCTCGAACGTGAAAACTATGCTGTCGGCCATAATGGTCGCTGGGGATGGGCAAATACTGACCTGCGTTTTTACGGTGAAAACATCAGGAATAAAAATGCGGCCGCCATCACCTCGAAGAACAACGTGCTCGATGGCAAAGTGGTCGTCCCGCTGGACGAATACAGTCAGTTGCTGACGTTGGGTGGCGAATACCGCAACGACAGGCTGGATGACCGTATCAACATGAAAAACGGCGGTACCGCTCAGGCTAATCAGTACGCCCTGTTCCTCGAAGACGAGTGGCGACTCTTCGAAAGTTTTGCACTGACCGGCGGTGTGCGCATGGACGATCATCAAAACTATGGTGTCAACTGGAGTCCACGCCTCTACCTGGTCTGGAACGCCACTGACAACGTGACGCTAAAAGGCGGTTGGGCCTCCGCCTTCAAAGCACCGTCCCTACTGCAACTGAGTCCCGACTGGCAAAGCGTGTCCTGCCGTGGCAGCTGTAATGTCGCGGGCAGCAAAGACCTGAGAGCCGAAACCAGTGAAAGTGTTGAGCTTGGCCTGTATTACGCCGGGCAGGACGATGTGACCGCCAGTGCGACCGTCTTCCAGAACGATATCGACGATATGATTACCGTGGTCCGTACCGCTAACCGTCAACTGGCACAGCGCTATCCAAATTTTGTCGGTTTCGATACCAGCGGCAATCCGATATTCCAGTATTACAACGTCAACAAAGCGCGCATCCGCGGTGTGGAAACAGAGCTGGGTTTACCACTTTTCGAGACACTGCGCCTCAAGCTCAACTATACCTACAACGACGCCCGCAACCTGAGTCAAGGCGGCAATAAACCCCTGTCCGAGCTGCAGTTCCACACCAGCAATGCGACGCTCGACTGGAAACCGTTCGCGGACTGGAGCCTTTATCTTTCCGCCAACTACAGAGGCAAAAGCCGCACCGTCACCGACGGTAACGCCACGCCGGGCGGCTATACCCTCTGGAACACAGGCGGTTCTTATCAGATCGGTAAAAACGTGAAACTGCGTGCCGGGATACTTAACCTGACGGATAAAGATCTGAACCGGGACGATTACAGTTATAACGAAGACGGCCGACGATATTTCGCCGCCGTGGATTACAGTTTCTGA